From a region of the Zingiber officinale cultivar Zhangliang chromosome 4B, Zo_v1.1, whole genome shotgun sequence genome:
- the LOC121978734 gene encoding uncharacterized protein LOC121978734 codes for MLKELDLPEDYDIVSVDLNESDSDAICSVSEGETNTNQHCGSADNRQPKGQEYIAITAVNAILDTGATSCCIDKKSVPSQALEKNSYTVMINGVNSRQAANWKLKGGQMMIGENKFRIPFTYSFDMTLGEGIQMVLGCNFIRSMQGGLLIEGNQATFYKNVTTIATNQSATTAIEELELNEDEYLEIQEKIFFAGVPSNTSILIKHDPLLNRLQEQGFIGEDPLKHWAKNQIMCKSDIINPDITIQDKPLSHVTPVMKQIFEKYVQALLELKVIRPSKSRHRTMAMIVQSGTSIDPKTGKEVKGKERMIFNYRALNDNTYKDQYSLLG; via the exons ATGCTAAAAGAATTGGACCTGCCTGAGGATTATGATATAGTATCAGTTGATCTTAATGAATCAGATAGTGACGCTATCTGCAGCGTATCAGAAGGGGAAACTAACACAAATCAACATTGCG GTTCTGCGGACAACAGACAACCCAAAGGTCAAGAGTACATTGCAATAACTGCAG TTAATGCAATATTAGATACAGGAGCCACATCATGTTGTATTGACAAGAAATCAGTCCCTTCACAAGCCCTGGAGAAAAATTCCTACACTGTGATGATCAACGGAGTAAATTCAAGGCAAGCAGCAAACTGGAAATTAAAAGGAGGACAAATGATGATTGGTGAGAATAAATTTCGTATCCCCTTTACCTACTCATTTGATATGACTTTAGGGGAAGGAATTCAAATGGTACTAGGATGCAACTTTATCCGAAGCATGCAAGGCGGATTACTAATAGAAGGAAACCAGGCAACGTTTTATAAAAATGTTACTACCATTGCTACTAATCAATCTGCAACAACAGCTATTGAGGAGTTGGAATTAAATGAGGATGAATATTTagaaatccaagaaaagatattCTTTGCAGGAGTACCATCCAATACTTCAATCTTAATAAAGCATGACCCGTTATTAAACAGACTCCAGGAGCAGGGATTCATCGGAGAAGACCCATTAAAGCATTGGGCAAAAAATCAGATTATGTGTAAAAGTGACATAATCAATCCAGACATTACAATACAAGACAAGCCGCTATCCCATGTGACACCAGTTATGAAGCAGATATTTGAAAAGTATGTTCAGGCATTACTAGAATTAAAAGTAATCCGGCCCAGTAAGAGCAGACACCGAACTATGGCCATGATCGTCCAATCTGGAACAAGTATAGACCCAAAGACAGGCAAAGAGGTCAAAGGAAAGGAAAGAATGATCTTCAATTATAGGGCTTTAAATGATAACACATATAAAGACCAGTACAGTCTTCTGGGATAA